The genomic region CACCTCGCCGAACCGTTTTTCATACTCGGCGGCTTCAGTGTCCTCCTGGCCGCTGGGAACATAGTTACGTGTCGTATTGACCTCGGCAATGAGAAACGACTGGAGAAAAAAGAACACTGCAAGACTTGCGAGAGAGATCGCGACCCCACCCCAGCCGAGCTCACCGTGAAGCGAAAACACCCTTTTGAACACTCCTTTCTCCGAACCCCGGTTCCAGAAACGGATACCTGCCAGAAGAAATGATATGGCAAGGGAAAGCCAGAGCAGGAAATACCAGAAAGAAGCCTTCAAAAAGATTCCGTAACGATTCAACTCCGAAAAGTCGTCAAGTCCCGGAACCAGTGCATAACCGTAACGAATCTGCTCGATGATGCCGGTATCGAATGAAATCGCGATGAAGATGAAGTATCCGACGCATACGACGTGCGTAAGAAAGCGGTTACCCGTCAATCCGGCGACAAAAAACACCAGCCCGATGTAAAGCACATACGTCAGCCAGCCGAACCTGAATCCCAGAAGATCGTAGGCGTAGACTTGCCAGTCGATTGCGAAAAAGCCCTGACCGACCTGTGCGACGATCCCGGAAGCAAACATCGTCAGTGAAATAATCAAGGCGACACCGCACATTGCGACAAATCTCGAAAGCAGCGTTACCCAGGAGGGAATTGGTGCCGCATCGGCAACCTGCCACAACCCGGTGGTCCTGTCCTTGAAGAAGAGCTCACCCGACCATATCATGAGCAGAATGATCATCAGAAAACCGGTATGCAGACGGGTCGTGGTCATACCGGACGTCAACGGTACCTGGGCACCGACATAGTAGACCGGGTTCCACAGAATCATGTAGAGGAAAAACATGACGGCGATCACCATGAGCACAACCTTGAACGACACAGGACGCACGACATTGAGAAACTCGACCAGCGCGAAACGCCCCAGCTTCCGGAAATACTCCCCGATGGAAAAGACCCTTTTTACATGTGGCACCGCAACATGGGTGAACGATGCGTCATGCGAGGCAACGACATCATCCTGCAGCGTTTTCCGGGCCGAACCGAACGCAGCCTGAATGAAGTTACGGAAGCTGAACCGGAAATAGCTGTATGTAAACGCAAGAAGTCCGATACCCACCCATAGCAGACGATTGAAAAGCAATCGCTCGTCAATTGGAAGAAAACCAATGTTTTTCTCTGCCACCGACATACCGTCGACAATTTCCTTGGTATAGACAAAACCGAAAGGATCGAGGATCATGAGCGCGGTAATGTAAGGCGAGTTGCCGCTTACCGCCTCGGCGACAAGAAAGACCAGCACGAGCAAAAAAATTCCGATATAGGAGGCCGCCATGTTACGGAACCGGACGATGCAGAAGTAACTGACCACTGTAAGCAGGAAAATATTGAGCACTCCGAAAAGCACGTAACCGTGCAAGAGCTGAAGCCAGGGTACCGGCCCGAACTTGTCGGCCGGTCCGAAACCGAGATACGGCATGATGATCATACCCACAACATAGGCGGCAACCAACAGGAGGTTAATTGCGTAAGCCCCGAAAAACCTGCCCAGGAAAAATCGCTTCTCACTTACCGGAAACGTATAGAGAAACAGCGCCGTCCGCTGCTCGATATCACGATAGAGCGACATGCCGGTTATCATGGCGATGATGATCATGAGAATCATTCCGCCACCCGACAGACAGACGTAGAAGATTCCGGCCCCGTTGATCATGGCCTGATCGTGCACATAGAAATCGTACACCGCAAGAGCGTACCAGACGCCCTGGAAACACATCATCAGAAGAATGAGCCAGGTCAGCGGACTCGCGAAGCGAGTACGAAGCTCGAAAGGAAATATTTTACTTACCATGTCTGCTACTCCTGTTACGCTGTTGCGGCCATAGCGGCTTTTTGAGGCTTTTCGTTGCGCGAAA from Prosthecochloris marina harbors:
- a CDS encoding ABC transporter permease/M1 family aminopeptidase produces the protein MVSKIFPFELRTRFASPLTWLILLMMCFQGVWYALAVYDFYVHDQAMINGAGIFYVCLSGGGMILMIIIAMITGMSLYRDIEQRTALFLYTFPVSEKRFFLGRFFGAYAINLLLVAAYVVGMIIMPYLGFGPADKFGPVPWLQLLHGYVLFGVLNIFLLTVVSYFCIVRFRNMAASYIGIFLLVLVFLVAEAVSGNSPYITALMILDPFGFVYTKEIVDGMSVAEKNIGFLPIDERLLFNRLLWVGIGLLAFTYSYFRFSFRNFIQAAFGSARKTLQDDVVASHDASFTHVAVPHVKRVFSIGEYFRKLGRFALVEFLNVVRPVSFKVVLMVIAVMFFLYMILWNPVYYVGAQVPLTSGMTTTRLHTGFLMIILLMIWSGELFFKDRTTGLWQVADAAPIPSWVTLLSRFVAMCGVALIISLTMFASGIVAQVGQGFFAIDWQVYAYDLLGFRFGWLTYVLYIGLVFFVAGLTGNRFLTHVVCVGYFIFIAISFDTGIIEQIRYGYALVPGLDDFSELNRYGIFLKASFWYFLLWLSLAISFLLAGIRFWNRGSEKGVFKRVFSLHGELGWGGVAISLASLAVFFFLQSFLIAEVNTTRNYVPSGQEDTEAAEYEKRFGEVQFSASPRITAVDLQLDLYPLEQAAECRAELTLDNPSNEPVEKLYVNADYFTEISSLSMNGRELERLEADKVLGMEVYAFPEVMAPGDIRTLIIDSRRSYPGLSQGEPRADLAYNGLLMERFVPVIGYDSGKELQENNERKANGLDMLDSRMDSVDDPVSLVKHYLATDAALVSGTITVSTPATQTTFAPGMLVKRWEENGRNYFRYELEKPSPLHWCIGSADYAEEALTVGETEVTLLYKADHGYNIDLYCEALEEGMNYLESHLGAYPYSELRVVEIPFYQDPFYAFANTIAISEKEGWYGDRNNADVVSFIRASVTRELFRQWVLENGLLADVQGAEMLWTALPEALALGFLEQRDGEERVAVVLDKKRRKYGKDRGAEPNTEPSLLYADGIDYLEENKGAIALYHVSETIGHKRLLYLVREWFTMQEGKPLVFKDFYEYLKSEVALDEKMRMMFEIVEK